One genomic segment of Thermodesulfobacterium sp. TA1 includes these proteins:
- the atpE gene encoding ATP synthase F0 subunit C, whose protein sequence is MKKWMVLGLLGLVALLSANPALAEEVGAAKMVTGFGFFAAIVLASGVGVGLAALGCGIGMGHATRGACEGIARNPELAGRLTVTMILGIALIESLTIYALVIALILLYANPVLPKLIQILGLGA, encoded by the coding sequence ATGAAGAAGTGGATGGTTTTAGGTCTTTTAGGGTTGGTGGCTTTACTTTCTGCTAATCCTGCTTTAGCAGAAGAAGTCGGTGCTGCTAAGATGGTTACTGGTTTTGGTTTCTTCGCAGCCATCGTGTTAGCCTCTGGTGTGGGCGTTGGTTTGGCTGCTCTTGGATGCGGTATCGGTATGGGTCATGCAACCCGCGGTGCTTGTGAAGGTATCGCCAGAAACCCTGAGCTTGCCGGTAGGCTTACCGTTACGATGATCCTTGGTATCGCTCTTATCGAATCTCTTACGATTTACGCTCTGGTTATCGCCCTTATTCTTCTCTATGCCAACCCTGTTTTACCCAAACTCATCCAAATCCTTGGTTTGGGTGCTTAA
- a CDS encoding YifB family Mg chelatase-like AAA ATPase, which produces MFVKVLSFAVLGIEAFPVDIEVDFSRGLPGITIVGLPDSSIKESKERIRSALKNSGFHFPQKKVTINLAPADLKKEGSGFDLAMALGILAGMEVFPKEVLAKKAFLGELSLDGTVKSTKGILPSVLKAKEVGLEEIILPLENYLEASLVREFKVVGVKHLREVVDYLRGEFIPLNPKQELSLEGSNLEEDFSEIFGQEMAKRALEVAAAGGHNVLMIGPPGAGKTMLAQRLPTILPPITYQEALETTKIYSVAGLLTPEQPFINYRPFRNPHFGISEAGMIGGGTHPKPGEISLAHNGVLFLDEFPEFRKDVIESLRQPLEDGQVTITRANFTVTYPSKFMLVCAMNPCKCGYYGHPTKPCQCTFQEVKKYRTKISGPILDRIDIHLEVPSVDYKALLKTSDRPQVSSSEIRQRVLTARKFQEKRYGTKLKTNAKLKPKEIKKYCVLEPKAQDFLEKAAEKFSFSARAIHKILKLARTIADLEESDIILKHHLTEAIQYRTLEKNLWQE; this is translated from the coding sequence ATGTTTGTTAAGGTCTTAAGTTTTGCCGTCTTAGGGATTGAGGCTTTTCCTGTAGACATAGAGGTAGATTTTTCTCGAGGACTTCCAGGGATTACCATAGTAGGTCTTCCTGACAGTTCTATCAAAGAAAGTAAGGAGCGCATCAGGTCTGCACTTAAAAACTCCGGGTTTCATTTTCCTCAGAAAAAGGTTACCATAAACTTAGCCCCTGCTGACCTTAAAAAGGAAGGAAGCGGGTTTGATTTAGCGATGGCACTTGGGATTTTGGCCGGGATGGAGGTCTTTCCTAAGGAGGTTTTAGCTAAAAAGGCCTTTTTAGGAGAGCTTTCTCTTGATGGAACGGTTAAAAGCACCAAAGGCATACTTCCTTCGGTGTTAAAGGCTAAAGAAGTTGGGCTTGAGGAAATCATCTTACCTTTAGAAAACTACTTAGAGGCTTCTTTGGTTCGGGAGTTTAAAGTTGTGGGAGTAAAACACTTAAGGGAAGTGGTTGATTACTTAAGGGGTGAATTTATCCCTCTTAACCCGAAACAAGAGTTAAGTTTAGAAGGAAGTAATTTAGAAGAGGATTTTTCAGAGATATTTGGGCAAGAGATGGCTAAAAGAGCCCTTGAGGTAGCTGCTGCAGGTGGACATAACGTTTTGATGATAGGCCCTCCTGGTGCTGGAAAAACGATGCTTGCCCAGAGACTTCCGACCATATTACCTCCTATTACCTATCAAGAGGCGTTGGAAACTACCAAAATCTATTCAGTTGCAGGTCTTTTAACCCCAGAACAACCTTTTATCAACTACCGTCCTTTTAGAAACCCCCATTTTGGAATTTCTGAAGCTGGGATGATAGGAGGAGGAACCCATCCTAAACCAGGAGAAATCAGTTTAGCCCATAATGGGGTGCTTTTCCTTGATGAATTTCCTGAGTTTAGAAAAGACGTGATAGAGTCCCTTAGACAACCCTTAGAAGACGGTCAAGTTACCATCACCAGAGCTAATTTTACGGTTACCTACCCTTCTAAGTTTATGTTGGTTTGTGCGATGAACCCTTGTAAATGCGGCTATTATGGTCATCCTACCAAACCTTGTCAGTGCACCTTTCAAGAGGTTAAAAAGTATCGAACCAAAATCTCTGGGCCAATCCTTGACAGAATAGACATTCATCTCGAGGTCCCTTCGGTAGACTATAAGGCTTTACTGAAAACCTCGGATAGGCCTCAAGTTAGCTCTTCAGAAATAAGACAAAGGGTTTTAACCGCAAGAAAGTTTCAAGAAAAACGTTATGGCACAAAACTAAAAACCAACGCCAAGTTAAAACCCAAAGAAATCAAAAAGTATTGTGTTTTAGAGCCCAAGGCCCAAGATTTTTTAGAAAAGGCTGCAGAAAAGTTCAGCTTTTCTGCCAGGGCTATTCATAAAATACTGAAGTTAGCAAGAACGATAGCAGACTTAGAAGAAAGCGACATCATCTTAAAACATCACTTAACAGAGGCCATTCAATACCGTACCTTAGAAAAAAATCTATGGCAAGAGTAA
- a CDS encoding rhodanese-like domain-containing protein, which translates to MNKKYLIALSISSVLFSFSLGINQIISSSGEPGIKQALPSCVQPGCHKVSAPNELWGNLISISQKAGLLQIDTGQTIDVFFDESSKVSYWEQPLNKLSKGTPIKVVYTEKEGKRYASIISVKPPVKVPPEKIISLEEVKKLVEQKSVLIIDVRPPAKYAEGHIPGAINLPLAQFGKKLPEILKDKQALAVVYCEGPR; encoded by the coding sequence ATGAACAAAAAATACCTGATAGCTTTAAGTATATCTTCTGTGCTTTTTAGTTTTAGCTTAGGTATAAACCAAATAATTTCCTCTTCTGGAGAGCCAGGTATTAAACAGGCTCTTCCTTCGTGTGTTCAGCCTGGATGTCATAAGGTTTCAGCTCCTAATGAATTGTGGGGTAATCTTATTTCTATTTCCCAAAAAGCCGGCCTTCTTCAAATTGATACTGGTCAGACGATAGATGTATTTTTTGATGAGAGCTCAAAGGTTTCATACTGGGAACAACCTTTAAACAAACTTAGCAAAGGCACCCCTATAAAGGTGGTTTACACTGAAAAAGAAGGTAAAAGATATGCTTCTATCATAAGTGTAAAACCTCCGGTAAAGGTTCCTCCAGAGAAAATCATAAGTTTAGAAGAGGTTAAAAAACTGGTAGAGCAAAAATCAGTGTTGATTATAGATGTTAGACCTCCTGCAAAGTATGCAGAAGGACATATTCCTGGAGCTATAAACCTTCCTTTAGCTCAATTTGGAAAAAAACTGCCTGAAATTTTAAAGGATAAACAGGCTTTAGCTGTAGTATACTGTGAAGGTCCGCGCTGA
- a CDS encoding rhodanese-like domain-containing protein, which translates to MAASLGYTNVKGFVDGFPAWKKAGLPVAVAPQHILSEIAQGMSFVLIDLRPKASAEKEHIPGAVNLPLENLKKAKKLFPKHKNAPIFLYDENDERALSAINIIKAWGYTNVAYIPGGIEAWKKAGGKVEKGKLLSKINYIPKPRPGTFAVEDFKKLIKSPTLPDNYFILDVREVNEVQEGKLPHAVNIPLGELEKRLNELPKDKTILIHCTTGVRAEMAYNILKRAGFKAYYLNANVIFENGKYKIEAKD; encoded by the coding sequence GTGGCCGCTTCTCTTGGATATACCAACGTAAAAGGATTTGTAGACGGTTTTCCTGCCTGGAAAAAAGCAGGGTTACCTGTGGCAGTAGCTCCTCAACATATTCTTTCAGAAATAGCTCAAGGCATGTCTTTTGTTCTTATAGACCTAAGACCTAAAGCTTCTGCAGAAAAAGAACATATACCTGGAGCAGTAAACCTTCCTTTAGAAAATCTTAAAAAAGCGAAAAAACTATTTCCCAAGCACAAGAACGCTCCCATCTTTTTATATGATGAAAACGACGAAAGGGCTTTATCAGCGATCAATATAATTAAAGCTTGGGGATATACTAATGTAGCCTATATTCCTGGTGGAATAGAAGCTTGGAAAAAAGCAGGAGGTAAGGTTGAAAAAGGAAAGCTACTTTCAAAGATCAACTATATTCCTAAACCACGTCCTGGAACTTTTGCTGTAGAGGATTTTAAAAAATTAATTAAATCTCCTACCTTACCTGATAATTATTTTATTTTAGATGTAAGAGAAGTTAACGAAGTCCAAGAAGGCAAGTTGCCTCATGCAGTAAACATTCCCTTAGGAGAACTCGAAAAAAGATTAAACGAACTTCCCAAAGACAAAACCATACTTATACATTGTACTACAGGTGTAAGGGCTGAAATGGCCTACAATATTTTAAAAAGAGCCGGGTTTAAAGCCTATTATCTCAATGCTAACGTAATTTTTGAAAACGGAAAATATAAAATAGAGGCTAAAGATTAG
- a CDS encoding cyclic nucleotide-binding/CBS domain-containing protein yields the protein MGKVAEDIMNKKLENISADATVYDAIERLIDKRIRSLLVLPKDPNDDYGVVTVRNIIFKVLSKHLDPHKVKIGDIASKPVLRVSKNTPIEKILELMDKNNIARVFVSDEEGKIIGVVSFFDVLNNVLVEQAKK from the coding sequence ATGGGAAAAGTAGCAGAGGATATCATGAATAAAAAATTAGAAAACATCTCTGCCGATGCTACGGTTTATGATGCGATAGAAAGGTTGATAGACAAACGTATTAGGTCTTTGTTGGTGTTACCTAAGGACCCTAATGATGACTATGGAGTGGTTACCGTAAGAAACATCATCTTCAAGGTATTAAGTAAACATTTAGACCCACATAAAGTAAAGATAGGGGATATAGCCTCCAAACCTGTATTGAGGGTTTCTAAAAACACCCCGATAGAAAAAATTTTAGAACTTATGGACAAAAACAACATCGCAAGAGTTTTTGTTAGCGACGAAGAAGGTAAGATTATAGGGGTTGTATCCTTTTTTGATGTCCTAAACAACGTCTTAGTAGAACAAGCTAAAAAATAA
- a CDS encoding DUF47 family protein, which translates to MLEKFFSGGKLEKKAIAKIQDYLKTLCAATECLKETLLQESFENTYCIENLEREADALKREVIGLIYEGAFLPYIRPNLCNFIEITEKAFDHMKVCAFEYRYILNSDLYGLTYKNIEEECLRVAHINVEMCQILIKSFESLWTKDNIREKNLAIRILEKKVDEIKMEITEKIRNCKLCRITNYWEGKIMSDFVDSLLSISDVIEDASDYLYLLDLSLK; encoded by the coding sequence ATGTTAGAAAAATTTTTTAGTGGTGGCAAGTTAGAAAAAAAAGCCATAGCCAAAATACAAGACTATCTAAAAACCCTTTGTGCTGCTACCGAATGTTTAAAGGAAACTTTACTTCAAGAAAGTTTTGAGAACACCTATTGTATAGAAAATCTTGAACGAGAGGCAGACGCCTTAAAAAGAGAAGTTATCGGTCTTATTTATGAGGGAGCTTTTTTACCCTACATCAGACCTAATCTTTGCAATTTTATAGAAATCACTGAAAAGGCTTTTGACCATATGAAAGTCTGTGCCTTTGAATACCGTTATATCCTAAACTCTGACCTTTATGGATTAACCTACAAAAACATAGAAGAAGAGTGCTTAAGGGTTGCTCATATAAACGTTGAGATGTGTCAAATATTGATAAAATCTTTTGAATCTCTTTGGACCAAAGATAACATTCGAGAAAAAAACTTAGCGATAAGAATTTTAGAAAAAAAGGTAGATGAAATCAAGATGGAGATTACAGAAAAAATTAGAAATTGTAAACTCTGCAGGATTACCAACTATTGGGAAGGGAAGATTATGTCTGACTTTGTAGATTCCCTTCTCTCTATCAGCGATGTTATAGAAGATGCAAGCGACTACCTCTATCTTTTAGACCTAAGTTTAAAATAA
- a CDS encoding inorganic phosphate transporter, which produces MIEIAIIASLLIAFGIGSNDASNALGISIGAGVIKFKRAVFIFGILVFLGVLLNGDKVMKTVGKNLVETTPLTLSLSLLLSALLILFSNWRKLPLSTHQVIIGSLIGSGLALELNINTISLIKVVLSWLISPIIACIISFFLYKLVVNFMSKLPFFRLEKLLRFFLLISSSLIAYNTGANELATVLGPVMYTGLKINKILLYFIASSLIFLGAVLLSHRVIETVGKGITSLDPLSGFVAQFGAGLCIFSFTLLGMPISTTYCIIGGITGVGLTKGFQTVKIDLIKKIGINWIFTLTISITLTFLLTKLALNIL; this is translated from the coding sequence ATGATAGAAATCGCCATCATAGCCAGCCTTTTAATTGCCTTTGGAATAGGGTCAAACGATGCCTCTAATGCCCTTGGCATCTCCATCGGAGCCGGAGTAATAAAGTTTAAAAGGGCTGTTTTTATTTTTGGAATTTTAGTTTTTCTTGGAGTTTTGTTAAACGGTGATAAAGTAATGAAAACCGTAGGCAAAAATCTGGTTGAAACTACCCCTCTTACCCTAAGTCTTTCTTTGCTCTTGTCTGCTTTGTTGATACTTTTTTCAAACTGGAGAAAACTTCCTCTATCAACCCATCAAGTAATCATAGGAAGCCTTATCGGAAGCGGTTTAGCTTTAGAGCTTAATATAAATACTATTTCTTTAATAAAAGTTGTTTTGTCTTGGCTGATTTCACCAATAATAGCTTGTATAATAAGTTTTTTTCTTTATAAGTTAGTGGTAAACTTCATGTCTAAATTGCCCTTTTTTAGATTAGAAAAGCTTTTAAGGTTTTTTCTACTGATAAGTTCTTCGCTTATTGCTTATAACACCGGAGCTAACGAACTGGCAACGGTCCTTGGTCCTGTGATGTATACGGGATTAAAAATCAATAAAATATTACTTTATTTTATCGCCTCAAGCCTTATTTTCTTAGGGGCTGTTTTACTTAGTCATAGGGTTATAGAAACCGTAGGGAAAGGTATAACCTCTTTAGACCCTCTTTCAGGTTTTGTTGCCCAGTTTGGAGCAGGTTTATGCATTTTTTCTTTTACTTTGTTAGGAATGCCTATTTCAACCACCTACTGCATCATAGGAGGCATTACTGGAGTAGGACTTACTAAAGGTTTTCAAACCGTTAAAATAGACTTGATTAAAAAGATAGGAATAAACTGGATTTTCACCCTTACTATTTCGATAACCCTTACTTTTTTGTTGACTAAGTTAGCTTTAAATATTCTTTAA
- a CDS encoding hydrogenase maturation protease codes for MQKKAIVIGIGNPNFRDDGVGYKIVEQLEGLVDTVCLLNTDLKVIDVMLGYDLAVIVDGVKIGVEPGTIVELDPLKTFEKVYASGTHSLTVFEVIRIGYQVFPEEMPKEIKIIGVEVEDIDTLDRDCSLKVKAAIPKVVQLIKEYLKLT; via the coding sequence ATGCAGAAAAAGGCTATAGTTATAGGGATAGGTAATCCTAATTTTCGTGACGACGGGGTCGGTTATAAAATAGTCGAACAATTAGAGGGTTTAGTAGATACGGTCTGTCTGCTTAATACAGACTTGAAGGTAATAGATGTAATGTTAGGTTATGACTTAGCGGTTATAGTAGATGGGGTAAAGATTGGGGTTGAGCCTGGGACGATCGTTGAGCTTGACCCGCTTAAAACCTTTGAAAAAGTCTATGCCAGCGGCACCCATAGTCTTACGGTTTTTGAGGTAATAAGGATTGGTTATCAAGTGTTTCCAGAAGAGATGCCAAAAGAGATAAAAATCATCGGAGTAGAGGTAGAAGACATAGACACTTTAGATAGAGATTGTAGTCTTAAGGTTAAGGCAGCAATCCCTAAGGTTGTGCAACTTATTAAAGAATATTTAAAGCTAACTTAG
- a CDS encoding Ni/Fe hydrogenase subunit alpha yields MQRIEINPMTRLEGHGKITIFLDDKGNVDNAFLQVVEFMGYEKFLIGMPIEEVPRTVSTICGVURGVHFMASLKAADGVYGVVPTETARKLRELFYYAHYVEDHMEIIYALGLPDFVCGPTASPAERNLVGLIMKVGVDVGRDVLKKRFAAVRIFEILGGRPSHPVAAIPGGWSKRLTEEERQEILKYADECVELGKFTLKAFKDLVLSNPQYVELIKGDVYKVVTNYLGTVDGNGKVTYYDGTQVFVDTKGNEIGRFVGKEYLEWIAERTLPWSYQKAPYIKKFGWKGIVDGEGTSLYSVGPLARFNVGNGFDTPGAQEAYEEMLEFFGGKPVHNILGYHWARAIELLHCAEKIKELASDESITAPDVRQELGEPVGEGVGIVEAARGTLIHHYKTDNKGIVTDANIIVATTHNKGPMNIAIKRAAENFIKEGKVDEGILNLVEIAYRPYDLCFACSTHTLPGKLPVQIDIYTKDGELVKSLRNFK; encoded by the coding sequence ATGCAGAGGATAGAGATAAACCCCATGACAAGGTTAGAGGGTCATGGGAAGATAACGATATTTTTGGATGACAAGGGAAATGTAGACAACGCCTTTTTACAGGTAGTAGAGTTTATGGGATATGAGAAGTTTTTGATAGGTATGCCTATAGAAGAGGTTCCAAGAACGGTAAGTACGATTTGTGGCGTCTGAAGGGGTGTACATTTTATGGCCTCGTTGAAGGCCGCAGATGGGGTATATGGGGTAGTGCCTACGGAGACGGCGAGGAAGTTGAGGGAGTTGTTTTACTATGCGCATTATGTAGAGGACCACATGGAGATAATCTATGCTTTGGGGTTACCTGATTTTGTATGTGGTCCTACGGCTTCACCAGCTGAGAGGAACTTGGTTGGGTTGATCATGAAGGTAGGTGTAGATGTAGGAAGGGATGTTTTAAAGAAGAGGTTTGCTGCTGTTAGAATATTTGAAATTCTTGGAGGAAGACCTAGCCATCCAGTTGCGGCGATACCAGGTGGGTGGAGCAAGAGGTTAACCGAGGAGGAGAGGCAGGAGATACTTAAGTATGCGGATGAGTGTGTGGAGTTGGGGAAGTTTACGCTTAAGGCGTTTAAGGATTTGGTGTTAAGCAATCCTCAGTATGTGGAGTTGATAAAGGGTGATGTGTATAAGGTGGTAACGAATTATTTAGGGACGGTAGATGGGAATGGCAAGGTTACGTATTATGACGGGACGCAGGTATTTGTGGACACTAAGGGGAATGAGATAGGAAGGTTTGTAGGTAAGGAGTATTTGGAGTGGATAGCGGAGAGGACGTTACCATGGAGTTATCAGAAGGCACCGTATATAAAGAAGTTTGGGTGGAAGGGTATAGTAGACGGAGAGGGTACGAGTTTGTATAGTGTGGGACCGCTTGCGAGGTTTAACGTAGGTAATGGATTTGATACACCTGGAGCGCAGGAGGCATATGAGGAGATGTTGGAGTTTTTTGGAGGGAAGCCTGTGCACAATATATTAGGGTATCATTGGGCGAGGGCGATAGAGTTGTTACATTGTGCGGAGAAGATTAAGGAGCTTGCATCAGACGAGAGTATTACGGCACCTGATGTGAGGCAGGAGTTAGGGGAGCCGGTAGGAGAGGGAGTAGGTATAGTTGAGGCAGCAAGAGGAACGCTTATCCATCATTACAAGACAGACAATAAGGGTATAGTAACCGATGCTAACATTATAGTGGCAACCACCCACAACAAGGGGCCGATGAACATAGCCATCAAGAGGGCGGCAGAGAATTTTATCAAGGAAGGAAAGGTAGACGAAGGTATTCTCAACTTAGTAGAAATAGCTTATAGACCTTATGACCTTTGTTTTGCCTGTTCTACCCATACGTTACCTGGTAAGCTGCCTGTGCAGATAGACATTTATACTAAGGATGGAGAGTTGGTAAAATCTTTGAGAAATTTTAAATAA
- a CDS encoding F420-nonreducing hydrogenase produces MSKPKLAYYLAGGCAGCDISLVDLADFLVDVVSAVDIVFFAPTLVDVKYKDFEALPDGSVDVGLLTGNIRNKEHEHMAKVMRAKCKVLIAYGICASLGGIKGLVNLHSNQELLEKAYRDTFSTDNPSGELPSPRYVVDGKYELELPELTEARTLDQVVEVDYYIGGCPPHYEHVKAALLALLEGKLPPKGSWITMGHAVCEVCARNPVLRGEKKKPVGEVRRVIEGGLVEEECLLEAGYLCLGPVTQGDCGASCLKVNIPCRGCGGPIPGVRDYGLRAISAIASALEDEGLVDRIEDPVRLFYRYSLPGSMIRKRLSK; encoded by the coding sequence ATGAGCAAGCCTAAGTTAGCATATTACCTGGCAGGTGGATGTGCAGGTTGTGATATAAGTTTGGTTGATTTAGCAGATTTTTTGGTGGATGTGGTTAGTGCGGTTGATATAGTGTTTTTTGCGCCGACACTGGTTGATGTTAAGTATAAGGATTTTGAGGCATTACCCGATGGGTCTGTAGATGTGGGTTTATTGACGGGTAACATAAGGAATAAGGAACATGAGCACATGGCTAAGGTGATGAGGGCTAAGTGTAAGGTGTTGATAGCGTATGGTATATGTGCGAGTTTAGGGGGTATAAAGGGATTGGTGAATTTGCACAGTAATCAGGAGTTGTTGGAGAAGGCGTACAGGGATACGTTTAGCACAGACAATCCGAGCGGGGAGTTACCGAGTCCGAGGTATGTGGTGGATGGGAAGTATGAGTTGGAGTTACCTGAGTTGACGGAGGCGAGGACGCTTGACCAGGTGGTGGAGGTAGATTATTACATAGGAGGGTGTCCGCCGCATTATGAGCATGTGAAGGCGGCGTTGTTGGCGTTATTGGAGGGTAAGTTACCGCCGAAGGGTAGTTGGATAACGATGGGTCATGCGGTGTGTGAGGTATGTGCGAGGAATCCGGTGTTAAGGGGTGAGAAGAAGAAGCCGGTAGGTGAGGTTAGGAGGGTGATAGAGGGTGGATTGGTAGAGGAGGAGTGTTTGCTTGAGGCAGGTTATTTATGTTTGGGACCGGTTACACAGGGAGATTGTGGGGCGAGTTGTTTGAAGGTGAACATACCGTGTAGGGGATGTGGAGGACCGATACCAGGGGTAAGGGATTATGGATTGAGGGCTATAAGTGCGATAGCGAGTGCGTTAGAGGATGAGGGTTTGGTGGATAGGATAGAGGACCCGGTGAGGTTATTTTACAGATATAGTTTACCTGGGTCTATGATAAGGAAGAGGCTTAGTAAGTAA
- a CDS encoding hydrogenase iron-sulfur subunit produces the protein MSWEPKIVVIACNWCTYAGADLAGSLRYSYPPTAYIVRVPCSGRVEPEFIVSALVKGADAVLVGGCHPGDCHYRSGNYKALRRFKLLKRVLEELGVDGDRVRLEWISGSEGKKFADIITEMDAKVREIGPNPMKGV, from the coding sequence ATGAGCTGGGAGCCAAAGATAGTGGTGATAGCCTGTAACTGGTGTACTTATGCTGGAGCAGACCTTGCAGGTAGTTTAAGATATAGTTATCCACCTACAGCATATATAGTAAGGGTTCCTTGTAGTGGTAGGGTAGAGCCTGAGTTTATAGTTAGTGCCTTGGTGAAAGGAGCTGATGCTGTTTTGGTTGGAGGTTGTCATCCAGGGGATTGTCATTACCGGTCAGGTAATTACAAGGCGTTGAGGAGGTTTAAGCTTTTGAAGAGGGTGTTAGAGGAGTTGGGGGTGGATGGAGACAGGGTTAGGCTTGAGTGGATATCAGGTAGTGAGGGTAAGAAGTTTGCGGACATAATAACGGAGATGGATGCTAAGGTAAGGGAAATAGGACCAAATCCAATGAAGGGGGTATAG
- a CDS encoding CoB--CoM heterodisulfide reductase iron-sulfur subunit B family protein: MRYLLKELGVEVVDLEGATCCPAFGTMPSVDLVGWCVGSAWNMAIAEGKGLEVMVTGCGSCYGSLNEARYHMEKHPEIKEKVNEILGSVGMRYEGKVKVYNIYNYLYDFIGIEELKKAVKYPLNGMVCGVQVGCHNLWPSKAYPANDENTFQPKRMGEICEALGGVAPWYSMMTDCCGMGALGSLARDKSWSLFKRKAEKMIEEINPELFVTGCSSCLLRFDNDQAQMKKEGVIDFEVPAVHVAQLVALALGAEPEKAVGLAEVPIDKVVEKIRGGK; the protein is encoded by the coding sequence ATGAGGTATTTATTGAAGGAATTAGGTGTGGAGGTAGTGGATTTAGAGGGTGCGACGTGTTGTCCTGCGTTTGGTACGATGCCATCGGTTGATTTGGTTGGTTGGTGTGTGGGTTCTGCGTGGAACATGGCGATAGCAGAGGGTAAGGGGTTAGAGGTGATGGTGACAGGATGTGGGAGTTGTTATGGTAGTTTGAATGAGGCTAGGTATCACATGGAGAAGCATCCGGAGATTAAGGAGAAGGTGAACGAGATATTAGGTAGTGTGGGGATGAGGTATGAGGGGAAGGTTAAGGTTTATAACATATACAATTATTTATATGATTTTATAGGGATAGAGGAGTTGAAGAAGGCGGTTAAGTATCCGTTGAATGGTATGGTATGTGGGGTGCAGGTAGGGTGTCATAATTTATGGCCGAGCAAGGCGTATCCGGCGAATGATGAGAATACATTTCAGCCTAAGAGGATGGGTGAGATATGTGAGGCGTTAGGAGGGGTTGCACCTTGGTATAGTATGATGACAGATTGTTGTGGGATGGGTGCGTTGGGTAGTTTGGCAAGGGACAAGTCATGGAGTTTGTTTAAGAGGAAGGCCGAGAAGATGATAGAGGAGATCAATCCAGAGTTATTTGTGACTGGGTGTAGTAGTTGTTTATTGAGGTTTGACAACGACCAGGCGCAGATGAAGAAGGAGGGGGTAATAGATTTTGAGGTGCCTGCGGTGCATGTGGCGCAGTTGGTGGCGTTGGCGTTGGGGGCGGAGCCTGAGAAGGCGGTTGGTTTGGCGGAGGTGCCTATAGATAAGGTGGTAGAAAAAATAAGAGGAGGTAAGTAA
- a CDS encoding 4Fe-4S dicluster domain-containing protein, translating to MEKEVNVIKLDEEFSKEFWDELEQMGMPVKELRECIQCGRCASTCPMALAGLEYFIKRIVHASILGLREIFMEDSSVWGCQSCNRCVEICPMDIKPYELIQAIRRVCFREYAMPSNTIDGLRNYYERGHAVVVKGFEERRKKVGLPEYPPTVIGNEEMRKKFQEVMKQTALAEVAPFPLD from the coding sequence ATGGAGAAGGAAGTAAACGTTATAAAGTTAGACGAGGAGTTTTCTAAGGAGTTTTGGGATGAGTTAGAGCAGATGGGTATGCCTGTGAAGGAGTTGAGGGAGTGTATACAGTGTGGGAGGTGTGCATCTACATGTCCGATGGCGTTAGCGGGTTTAGAGTATTTTATTAAGAGGATAGTGCATGCGAGCATATTAGGGTTGAGGGAGATATTTATGGAGGATTCATCGGTATGGGGATGTCAGAGTTGCAACAGGTGTGTGGAGATATGTCCGATGGACATAAAGCCATATGAGTTGATACAGGCGATAAGGAGGGTGTGTTTTAGGGAGTATGCGATGCCGTCTAATACGATAGATGGTTTGAGGAATTATTATGAGAGGGGTCATGCGGTGGTGGTTAAGGGATTTGAGGAGAGGAGGAAGAAGGTGGGATTGCCGGAGTATCCACCTACGGTGATAGGTAATGAGGAGATGAGGAAGAAGTTTCAGGAGGTAATGAAGCAGACTGCGTTAGCAGAGGTAGCACCGTTTCCACTTGATTAA